Part of the uncultured Desulfovibrio sp. genome is shown below.
GTGCGAGTTGAAAACATCCACAAACACCAAGTCATACTGATCGCGCTGACGATTCAGAAAAGCTCTGGCGTCCTCGTGGCGCACTGTCAGACGGGGATCGTCGCGCAGAGAAAACCAGCGCCGGGCGGTTTCCGTCATGGCCGGGTCAAGCTCCACCACGGTCACACGCACGGCTTCGGGCTTTGCCAGAGGGGAATTATCGGCAAGAAGCCACTTGGGAACAGAATACCCGCCGCCGCCCAGCATGAGCACCCGGCTCGCATGGGGCGTAAAATGCGGCCCCAGCGCGTAAAACTGGGTGTACCGGAAATACAGTTCATTGGGAGCGTCCAGATACATGCCCGACTGGCTGTAACCGGGGTCAGTAGCCATAAGGCGCACGGGCCTGCCGTTCTGCGCCCAGTCTACCCCTTCAAAAACGCGGATGCTGTTATAGGGGCTTTCCACCAGATGGCTCATGGCCCTGCCATCCTGCCAGCGGCCATAGTTTGCCGCCGCCACAGCCATAAGCCCGCAAACAGCCAGCAGCACAACGCGCAAACGCACCTGTCCCCCGCCGTTGCACAGCGAAAGCCCAAGCATGGCCGCAGCCACACCCCACAAGATGCTCGTGCTGCCCAAAAAGGATATGAGAATAAAGCCGCCCAGAAAGGTCCCCACAATACTGCCCGCAGTGGAGAGGGCGTAAAGCCTGCCCACGGTAGCACCTGAGGAATCCACGCTCTTGATGCGCAGGCGTATGGCATAAGGCGTCACCATGCCGAAAAAAAAGGCGGGCAGGGCAAAAATGCACACCGCCGCCAGAACCGCTGCCACATACAGGTTACCCACGGCAGCCGTCACCCATTGGCCGATGGCCTCATGGCACAAGGCCGTCAGCCCGCTGCCAAGGCCTGCCCCGGCCAGAGCCAGGGCCAACCCCCGCCGGGAAAGGGTCTTGTCGGCCATCCGTCCTCCCGCCCATGCACCCAAGGCTAGGCAGGCCAGCACCACGCCTATAAGGCTTGTCCACACGACGGCAGATGTTCCCACATGCGGGGCCAATACCCGCGCGCCGACCATTTCAAGCACCATGACCAGCGCGCCGCTCATAAATACTGTCAGTTCGAGCATACTGCTCCTGTGGCAGGTTGTGCGGCGGATGCAGGACTCAGACCCCGCCGCGGCTTCATTTCGACATGCCAGCCTACTCGCGCCTCTGGCCAAAAAAGTCGTGGAGCAAGGAGGCGCATTCCTCGGAAAGCACGCCGCCCATGTGCCATACCCTGTGATTGGCGCACTGGGCGTCAAAATATTCGGCGCGGGAAACAACAGCTCCGGCCAGA
Proteins encoded:
- a CDS encoding fused MFS/spermidine synthase, which encodes MLELTVFMSGALVMVLEMVGARVLAPHVGTSAVVWTSLIGVVLACLALGAWAGGRMADKTLSRRGLALALAGAGLGSGLTALCHEAIGQWVTAAVGNLYVAAVLAAVCIFALPAFFFGMVTPYAIRLRIKSVDSSGATVGRLYALSTAGSIVGTFLGGFILISFLGSTSILWGVAAAMLGLSLCNGGGQVRLRVVLLAVCGLMAVAAANYGRWQDGRAMSHLVESPYNSIRVFEGVDWAQNGRPVRLMATDPGYSQSGMYLDAPNELYFRYTQFYALGPHFTPHASRVLMLGGGGYSVPKWLLADNSPLAKPEAVRVTVVELDPAMTETARRWFSLRDDPRLTVRHEDARAFLNRQRDQYDLVFVDVFNSHYAVPFQMGTREAAAALRRAVAPGGVVLMNVISAVEGPDGRLFQGIFNALRQSFAEVQVYCAGGEAPDKLQNLMVAAFPEQRPDSSAGALPSLAAAGTENAPSGGLRLADMLTSRYTGTDPFATPALTDDFAPVERYTLVLLRQ